The region ACATCCCGGCGTTGCGGGTCCGTTGAACTGCTTGCCGCACGTTGCGGAACTTGCGGCCGGACAGGTGAAATCCCGCGACGTTGACCACCACGTCACGCCCGATCGGAATGGGCCGCACACCGTGCGGCATCGACGGTCCGCGCCACAGCGACAGCCGGCGCTGGCTGCACCCGAGCACCGCGATCCGCCAGCCTCGGGTGTCGCACATCGCGGCGAAATCGGCGACCAGCTCCGGGAACCGCCGCCAATCGCCGATCGGGTCGCCCGACACCACGGCGAATCCCAGCTTGGTCCGGAAGGCGATGACCGCCGTTCCGTCGGCGTTGGTGTGATAGCTCTTGAGCCGCTGCATCGCGAACGGTGCCAGCGGATCGTTGTGGGTGCGCTGGACGAGCCCCCAGATTCTGGGCAGGGCTGCGGGATCGGGGCGGGCGGAGGTGGGCCGCATCAGGACCATTCCGGCGGCCACGATGAGCAGGTAGCCGAGCAGCGCGAAGGACACCACGTGCGCGGCGATACCGAGCGCCACCGCGGCGAGCGCCGTCAGCGCATGGCCCACGGTGACGGGCCGGCCCAGATAGACGCCACGGGCGATGAAGCTGGCTGCCCCCAGGACGGCCAACGACCATGCCAGCCGGTTGCCGGTGTCGTGCTCGCCGGTCAACATCCACACCAGCGTGCAGCAGGTGCCGAACAGCAGCAGCGCACCCGCCCACCGTGCCGTCCGGGTACCGGTGGTGAGCATGACGCGGTCGCCGGTCCGGGGTCTGACCCGTTTCCCCATGGCGACTCCCGCTCTACTGCGACCACATCGACACTTCAACGGTAGAACAAGCGCCGCCTCACCTGGCGTCATCGCCGCGCCGAACGCACGCACGCACAGGTGCATCATCCGCGGGGTCGATACACCCGCGGAGACGGCGTTTCGTGGTTTAGGGTGCCGCTGGAGGCCATCGGGTGCACACCCAGAGTGCGGGTCGGCCATGGCCCGGGATTGGAGTTCTCGCGATGAGACTGGTCGAGATGCTCGCGGCGGTCGCGATCGCCGGCGGATGCGCCGCCGGCGCCATCGGATTCGCGGGAGTCGCTGCCGCGCAACCGGATTCGCCCTATGTGCCGGATTATCCGACGCCGGCGCCCGCTCCGCCGGGCGCGGACATCGGCTCGCCCCCGGACTGGGCGCCGGCCAAGCCGGTGGACCCGTCCTGGGCGGCCGACAACCGGCAGGTGTGGGATCAGAACTTCCAGCACTGGGGCGTGTGGATGAACGGCGTCTTCATCCCGACGTACTGATCGGTATGCGGCGCGCGTCTTTTCCGTTACCAGAAAGCACCGCTCATCGTGACCTGGAAACGCGGTCGTTCTCCCGTCCCGACGGGGGGACTTCCTGCACCATTTATCTGCCACGTGGCCACGACCGTGGCACCTGAGGGGCAACGTACGGCCGAATGGGAGGGATCGATGCGACAGTCGATGTCCGCGCTCGCAGGCATCTGCCTTCTGCTCGCGGGGTGCGGCAACGCGATGAGCAATGCCGAGTCTCCGGCACCGACCCGAACCATGATCCCGCGCCCGCTCGTGGAGCGCGAACTCGCCGGATTGCTGCTCAGCCCCGAACAGACGGCGGCCGCTGTCGGGGCCCCCGCGATGATGGTCACCGAGCAGCAGACGACGATGTCCGACAACAGCGAGACGATGGCGCCGCCCGAATGCCTGGCGATCGACGGGGCGGCGGAGTCGGTGACCTACGCCAACAGCGGCTATACGGCCGAACGCGATCAGAGCCTCAAGGACGGGAACGACTTCAAGCACTACGCCAAGCAGGCCGTGGTGCTGTTCCCCTACCTGGAGAAGGCCACCGAGTTCTTCGAGACATCGGTTCAGCAGTGGTCGGCGTGCCACGAGTACACGCACACCCAGACTGAGACGCACTGGACGGTCGGAAAGATCACCAACGAGAACAAGACGCTCGCCACGATTGCGACGCAACAGGATTCAGCCGCCCCCGGGTGGGGGTGCGGACGCACCCTGGCGCAGCGGAACAACGTCATCATCGACGTCAACACCTGCAGCGCCAATCCCGCCGACTCGGCGGTGAAGATCGCGGACCAAATCGGCGCCAACGTCCTGGCCAAGTGGTAACCACGCGACCGTCGACCGGTTTGACCACCAGGATTGATGGTTAACTATCCTAAGTACCTGGATAGCCCCGATCCCTGGAGTCGCCTCGTGAAGAGCATGACCATCATGTGCCGTTCCCTCGTCGTCGCCTGCGGGCTGACGGCAGGAGCGCTCGGACTGGGCGCCGCGCAGGCCGGGGCCCAACCGCCGCCACCGCCTCCCGCGCCGGTCGTGGGCGAGGTTCCGCCCGCCTGGGCACCTCCGAAACCCGCCGAGGTGTGGGCCGGCCAGCCCGTGGTGTGGAACTCGGGATGGGGCGGACGCTGGGGCGTGTGGATCAACGGCGGCTTCATCACGTTGACGTCGAACCCCGTCACCAACGGTGGTTGATCACGGACACTTCCGTGGGCGGATACCGCTCTAGCTAGCTGCGCTATATAGTTACCCCATCTCTACCGGGGGCTATCGTCGGAGGAGGGGTAACCCCGGACGACTGTTCGCGTTGAGCGCTACGGCGAAGCCAACGGACCGATGAGGCAGGAGTAACGATGACAGGACTGTTGGGTCGCGCGGGCCGGGTGGGGGTCGTTCTGGCTGCGGCGGCATCGGCATACCTGAGCGTGGCAGCGCCGGCATCGGCCGACGCGACCGACGACTACCCGATCCCGCACCGGATGATCATCACCCAGTGCGACACCGAGCAGTACATGGCGGCCGCCAGGGACACCAGCCCGGTCTACTTCGAGCGCTACATGATCGACCGGAGCAACCGCCCGGCCGATGTGCAGCAGATGGCTTTCGACCGCATCCACTGGTTCTTCTCGCTCGACCCGGTGGCGCGCCGGCAGTACTCCGAGGACACCGCGACCAACGTCTTCTACGAGCAGACGGCGACCCGCTGGGGCAACTGGGCGAAACTCTTCTTCAACAACAAGGGCGTAGTCGCGCATGCCACCGACGTCTGCATGAACTACCCCAAGGGTGACATGTCCGTCTGGAACTGGCCGGTCAGGTAAGCACCCCCGGGTAAGGCGCTGCGGGTCGGCGTCACGTGGACATGCGCCCCTGAAGTGCCGCGACCAGCGCCAGACGAACCTGCTCGACGATCGCACCCGGACTGTCCCGGCGAAGCTGGGACTCCGCCGCGGCGAGCTCTGCGGCGAGCCGCTTGTCGTGGAAGATCCCGGCCACCCAGCGGGAGAAATCGCGGTTGGGGCAGTGGTGGCGCAACACCCCCGCGTCGCACCGATTGAGCGCGTCTTCGAGTTCGGACAGGTTGGCCGCCACCGCGCCCGTCAGGTGGTCGCCTGAGCCGCGGAAGTAGAACCGGCGAGGAGGCTCGACGCCGGCGCGAGCGTACTTGTGCTGATGACGCAGGTGGGGAGTTCTGCGCGGGCTCGGGGTGAAGGCGACGGCTTGATGCGGCCGGGCCCGCCAGGCCAGCACGGCGCGGCCGGTGGGGCCGGTGAGCAGCTGGGCGATCTGCGCCCGAGGCATGTCCGCCACCGCAGCGGTCAGGTCGACGAGAGGATCGGACGGTTCGGGTGAGCCGAGCGCGATCACGGCGTCCAGAGCGGCGGGCACCTCGCTGGCTAGCTGGTCGGGCCGCCAGGTGATCAGCAGATAGCCCTTGGCTGCCGGGTTGAACAGGGCCAGCGAGGCACCTGCCCTTCCGAACGGCGCGTGGGCTTCGTCGACGACGACCCACTGGGGGAGACCGCTCACCGCCCGCTGCGCCTCGATTTCGGCGGGCAGTCCCTCGAGGTAGTGGCGCTGCGCCTCCGAGTCGAGGTGCGACAGGTCGATGACGACCGTCGCGTTGCGCAGCAGGCGAACGACTTCGGCGGGGTCGGCGAGGCGCCGGTCGTCGCCTCCGGTGACGAGCACGCGGCGAAGTTCGCCGAGGCCGACGTGGTCACCTTCCGGGTCGCACACCACGATCGCGTAACCGAGATCGACCAACTGCTCGCACATGAGGCCGGTCAGGTAGGACTTGCCCGATCCCGTGTCGCCGCAGACGGCGATGTTGAGTTGCGAGGCGGGCAGGGTCACCGGTTGCCCGTCGTCGTCGGCACCCAGGGTGATCTGCCACCGACTCGGATGAAGGTGGGTGCGCCCGGCAAGGAGCGGCCCCCGCAGCAGGTCGGCCACCCCTTGCCCGTCGGGCAGGGAAAGTGTCAGATCGG is a window of Mycolicibacterium chubuense NBB4 DNA encoding:
- a CDS encoding DUF5078 domain-containing protein, with translation MTGLLGRAGRVGVVLAAAASAYLSVAAPASADATDDYPIPHRMIITQCDTEQYMAAARDTSPVYFERYMIDRSNRPADVQQMAFDRIHWFFSLDPVARRQYSEDTATNVFYEQTATRWGNWAKLFFNNKGVVAHATDVCMNYPKGDMSVWNWPVR
- a CDS encoding HAD hydrolase family protein, with the translated sequence MADDPSGTAPQGEQELRRELKEARETLHAIRTGAFDALVIDTGAGDELFTLARAGRPHELVEVVARGDLGYFRAVAIDFDGTLAEGAVAPDTLAALAEVRARGIRVVLVTGRITAELRDVFPEVLDHVDALVAENGAVLITSVGVRRLAAPVDRAVGVALRARGVAHRQGQVLIACAAGDEAIALEVIRSLGLECRLVRNRGELMIMPAAVTKGSGLLEALADLGLSQHNTLGIGDAENDHSLLEVCEIGVAVANAIESLRAQADLTLSLPDGQGVADLLRGPLLAGRTHLHPSRWQITLGADDDGQPVTLPASQLNIAVCGDTGSGKSYLTGLMCEQLVDLGYAIVVCDPEGDHVGLGELRRVLVTGGDDRRLADPAEVVRLLRNATVVIDLSHLDSEAQRHYLEGLPAEIEAQRAVSGLPQWVVVDEAHAPFGRAGASLALFNPAAKGYLLITWRPDQLASEVPAALDAVIALGSPEPSDPLVDLTAAVADMPRAQIAQLLTGPTGRAVLAWRARPHQAVAFTPSPRRTPHLRHQHKYARAGVEPPRRFYFRGSGDHLTGAVAANLSELEDALNRCDAGVLRHHCPNRDFSRWVAGIFHDKRLAAELAAAESQLRRDSPGAIVEQVRLALVAALQGRMST
- a CDS encoding sensor domain-containing protein, with amino-acid sequence MRQSMSALAGICLLLAGCGNAMSNAESPAPTRTMIPRPLVERELAGLLLSPEQTAAAVGAPAMMVTEQQTTMSDNSETMAPPECLAIDGAAESVTYANSGYTAERDQSLKDGNDFKHYAKQAVVLFPYLEKATEFFETSVQQWSACHEYTHTQTETHWTVGKITNENKTLATIATQQDSAAPGWGCGRTLAQRNNVIIDVNTCSANPADSAVKIADQIGANVLAKW
- a CDS encoding bifunctional lysylphosphatidylglycerol flippase/synthetase MprF produces the protein MGKRVRPRTGDRVMLTTGTRTARWAGALLLFGTCCTLVWMLTGEHDTGNRLAWSLAVLGAASFIARGVYLGRPVTVGHALTALAAVALGIAAHVVSFALLGYLLIVAAGMVLMRPTSARPDPAALPRIWGLVQRTHNDPLAPFAMQRLKSYHTNADGTAVIAFRTKLGFAVVSGDPIGDWRRFPELVADFAAMCDTRGWRIAVLGCSQRRLSLWRGPSMPHGVRPIPIGRDVVVNVAGFHLSGRKFRNVRQAVQRTRNAGMSTAVVPEADLDDALRAELAAVVRDSASGAHTERGFSMMLDHTLLGEYPGVELIVARDRGGRIQGFHRYAIAGAGSDVSLDSSWRRRDAPNGIDERLSVDMIHWAKDHDARRLSLAFAPFPEIFQETGRGALRTVVHLLIHLGDPLIKLESLYRYLRKFHALRERRYVLLSLRQLPMALCALLLLEFSPRRLPPIAGAARTSRFPSGRRSAPTRAQSGNAAKLG